One window from the genome of Amycolatopsis sp. NBC_01480 encodes:
- a CDS encoding RsmB/NOP family class I SAM-dependent RNA methyltransferase — MNERGERRPSRPQRDRPAPRKEGPRRPPEVDPARQAAFDVLRAVREKDAYANLVLPQLLRERRITGRDAALATELTYGASRAQGLLDAVIGACAERPVEKTDPVVLDALRLGVYQLLRTRIPQHAAVGSTVDLVRAEAGSWATGFANAILRGVSEKDEQTWLDQLAPDEATDPIGAYALRTAHPRWVARSFAEALGDKGEELKAALAADDARPEVHLVARPGEISADELAAITGGDPAPYSPYGVRLPAGAGDPSNVEPVRERLAAVQDEGSQLCAIAATKAPLDGSDERWLDLCAGPGGKAALLGALAKISGARVDAVEKAPHRARLVENATAGLPVTVHVADGRESGLEPGYDRVLVDAPCSGLGALRRRPEARWRRKPSDVADLTRLQGELLTAALDLVRPGGVVTYVVCSPHLAETEGVVGEIARRSKAEVLDSREFFPGVPQLGDGPHVQLWPHRHGTDAMFCATLRKQ; from the coding sequence GTGAACGAGCGAGGCGAACGGCGGCCGTCACGGCCGCAGCGGGACCGTCCGGCCCCGCGCAAGGAAGGTCCGCGACGCCCGCCGGAGGTCGATCCGGCCCGTCAGGCCGCGTTCGACGTGCTGCGGGCGGTGCGGGAGAAGGACGCGTACGCGAACCTCGTGCTCCCGCAGCTGTTGCGCGAGCGCCGGATCACCGGCCGCGACGCCGCGTTGGCCACGGAGCTGACGTACGGCGCTTCGCGGGCCCAGGGCCTGCTGGATGCGGTCATCGGCGCCTGCGCCGAGCGCCCGGTGGAGAAGACCGACCCGGTGGTGCTCGACGCGCTCCGGCTCGGCGTCTACCAGCTGCTGCGCACCCGTATCCCGCAGCACGCCGCGGTCGGGTCCACTGTGGATCTGGTCCGCGCCGAAGCGGGTTCGTGGGCCACGGGATTCGCCAACGCGATCCTGCGCGGGGTGTCCGAAAAGGACGAACAAACCTGGCTGGACCAGCTGGCGCCGGACGAGGCCACCGACCCGATCGGCGCGTACGCGCTGCGCACCGCGCACCCGCGCTGGGTCGCGCGGTCCTTCGCCGAAGCGTTGGGGGACAAGGGCGAGGAGTTGAAGGCGGCGCTGGCGGCCGACGACGCCCGGCCCGAGGTGCACCTGGTCGCCCGGCCCGGCGAGATCAGCGCCGACGAGCTGGCCGCGATCACCGGCGGCGACCCCGCGCCGTACTCGCCCTACGGCGTCCGGCTGCCCGCCGGCGCCGGCGATCCGTCCAACGTCGAGCCGGTACGCGAACGGCTCGCCGCGGTGCAGGACGAGGGCAGCCAGCTGTGCGCGATCGCCGCGACCAAGGCGCCGCTGGACGGCTCCGACGAGCGCTGGCTCGACCTGTGCGCCGGACCCGGCGGCAAGGCCGCGCTGCTGGGCGCGCTCGCGAAGATCAGCGGGGCCCGCGTGGACGCCGTCGAGAAGGCGCCGCACCGCGCGCGCCTGGTCGAGAACGCCACCGCCGGCCTGCCGGTGACCGTGCACGTCGCCGACGGCCGCGAATCCGGACTCGAACCGGGTTACGACCGGGTGCTCGTCGACGCGCCGTGCAGCGGCCTTGGCGCGTTGCGGCGGCGGCCCGAGGCGCGCTGGCGGCGCAAGCCCTCCGACGTCGCGGACCTGACCCGGCTGCAGGGCGAACTGCTCACCGCGGCGCTGGACCTGGTCCGCCCGGGCGGGGTGGTGACGTACGTGGTGTGCTCGCCGCACCTGGCCGAGACCGAGGGCGTGGTCGGCGAGATCGCCCGGCGCAGCAAGGCCGAGGTGCTCGACAGCCGGGAGTTCTTCCCCGGCGTCCCGCAGCTGGGCGACGGGCCGCACGTGCAGCTGTGGCCGCACCGGCACGGCACCGACGCGATGTTCTGCGCCACGCTCCGCAAGCAGTGA
- a CDS encoding flavoprotein: MRDLGLVASSCGGLDTRFTAELAKPAAARGWRLAVTLTPTAHRWLDATGGLGELAATTDLPVRHSGRLPGEPRPHPDPAVFLFAPASANSVAKLALGLADNQALTLLGDVLGAPGVTIVLAYQIQDTRVRHPAWRRHLDTLAGAGVRLHRLDPRRPWSEVLGLLPPAG; encoded by the coding sequence GTGAGGGACCTCGGGCTGGTCGCGAGCTCGTGCGGTGGGCTGGACACCCGGTTCACCGCCGAGCTGGCGAAGCCCGCGGCCGCGCGCGGCTGGCGTCTCGCGGTCACCCTGACCCCGACCGCACACCGCTGGCTGGACGCCACGGGCGGCCTCGGCGAGCTGGCCGCGACCACCGACCTGCCGGTCCGGCACAGCGGACGGCTCCCGGGCGAGCCGCGGCCGCACCCGGACCCGGCGGTGTTCCTGTTCGCCCCCGCGTCGGCGAACTCGGTGGCCAAGCTGGCCCTCGGGCTCGCCGACAACCAGGCGCTCACCCTGCTCGGCGACGTGCTCGGCGCGCCCGGCGTGACGATCGTGCTCGCCTACCAGATCCAGGACACCCGGGTGCGCCACCCGGCCTGGCGCCGGCACCTGGACACGCTCGCGGGCGCCGGGGTCCGGCTGCACCGGCTCGACCCCCGGCGCCCGTGGTCCGAGGTGCTGGGCCTGCTGCCGCCCGCCGGCTGA
- a CDS encoding serine hydrolase domain-containing protein: protein MKMSLRCKQITAVGTLAVLTAAVVAAPAGAATADPVRQALAVLTTGDGVPGAEAVVREDGRIRTVRSGVGDLATGAPIPAGARFRAGSETKSFVATVVLQLVAEGRVRLDAPIAKYLPGVVTGNGNDGAKITVRQLLQHTSGLPNYTDYLLQGDAEQLRHRGAEPAELVAMALAHPPLFAPGTSWSYSNTNYVLAQMLVERVTGQSLAHEVGARIVRPLGLTGTSLPGRGDETLPGPHPRGYVNLPDTSGPADFTDFDPSIATGAGNLVSTGADLDKFFTALLGGRLLPPAQLAEMKRTVPVPGSTQGYGLGLISQPLPGGGRYWGHDGEIFGFFSRTGVTDSGRSATVMINEAPAPDAATGHLDAALETALTQR, encoded by the coding sequence ATGAAAATGTCCTTGCGCTGCAAGCAGATCACCGCCGTGGGCACGCTCGCCGTGCTGACCGCGGCCGTGGTCGCCGCACCGGCCGGGGCGGCCACGGCCGACCCGGTCCGCCAAGCGCTCGCGGTGCTCACGACCGGCGACGGCGTGCCGGGCGCGGAGGCCGTGGTGCGCGAAGACGGCCGGATCCGGACCGTCCGCAGCGGCGTCGGCGACCTGGCGACCGGGGCCCCGATCCCGGCCGGCGCGCGGTTCCGGGCAGGCAGCGAGACGAAGTCCTTCGTCGCGACGGTGGTGCTGCAGCTCGTCGCCGAGGGCCGGGTCCGCCTGGACGCGCCGATCGCGAAGTACCTGCCGGGCGTCGTGACCGGGAACGGCAACGACGGCGCGAAGATCACCGTGCGCCAGCTGCTGCAGCACACCAGCGGCCTGCCCAACTACACCGATTACCTGCTCCAGGGCGACGCGGAACAACTGCGCCACCGCGGCGCCGAGCCGGCCGAACTGGTCGCGATGGCCCTGGCGCACCCGCCGTTGTTCGCGCCCGGCACGTCCTGGTCGTACTCGAACACCAACTACGTGCTGGCGCAGATGCTCGTGGAACGGGTCACCGGGCAGTCGCTGGCGCACGAGGTCGGCGCCCGCATCGTCCGCCCGCTCGGGCTGACCGGCACCTCCCTGCCCGGCCGCGGCGACGAGACGCTGCCCGGCCCGCACCCCCGCGGTTACGTGAACCTGCCGGACACCAGCGGCCCGGCCGACTTCACCGACTTCGACCCGAGCATCGCCACGGGCGCGGGCAACCTGGTCTCCACCGGCGCCGACCTCGACAAGTTCTTCACCGCCCTGCTCGGCGGGCGGCTGCTGCCGCCGGCCCAGCTCGCCGAGATGAAGCGCACCGTGCCGGTCCCGGGCAGCACCCAGGGCTACGGCCTGGGCCTGATCTCCCAGCCGCTGCCGGGCGGCGGCCGGTATTGGGGCCACGACGGCGAAATCTTCGGCTTCTTCAGCCGCACCGGCGTCACCGACAGCGGCCGCAGCGCCACCGTCATGATCAACGAGGCCCCGGCGCCGGACGCCGCCACCGGGCACCTCGACGCCGCTCTCGAAACGGCACTGACCCAGCGTTAA
- the phoA gene encoding alkaline phosphatase, whose protein sequence is MRTLFAGRRKWLTAGALGAVLVAAAGGTALATPDDAGVRAASAGDRTQEVRNAIQGGSARNVVLFIGDGMGQSEITSARNYSRGAAGRLAMDELPLTGDYTTYAVEKGNPAKPDYVTDSAASGTGWATGTKSYNGAISVDAYGNPVPTILELAKRAGLRTGDVTTAEVQDATPAVLGSHVVSRDCKGPDETSRLCPANAKENGGAGSIAEQLVQTRPDVLLGGGAKYFAQNAKAGKFAGRPVLDQAKAAGYQVARTAADLAAAKPGKPLLGLFAEGNLPVNWTGPPAKTGGTAPTRCTPNPALPATQPKLADQTRKALQLLDDRRSDKGFFLQVEGASIDKQDHAADPCGQIGEVVDFDAAIAAGMAFARSHADTLVLVTADHGHTSQIIGNGTVSPGETATLITNEGADMTLNYGTAMPGQSMDHTGTQVRIAGYGPQAANIVGLTNQTDVFGTLKRALRLR, encoded by the coding sequence ATGAGAACGCTCTTCGCAGGCCGCCGCAAGTGGCTGACCGCCGGCGCGCTGGGCGCCGTGCTGGTCGCCGCCGCGGGCGGCACCGCCCTCGCGACGCCCGACGACGCCGGCGTCCGCGCCGCCTCGGCCGGCGACCGCACCCAGGAGGTGCGGAACGCGATCCAGGGCGGCAGCGCGCGGAACGTGGTCCTGTTCATCGGCGACGGCATGGGCCAGTCCGAGATCACCTCGGCGCGCAACTACTCCCGCGGCGCGGCCGGACGGCTCGCCATGGACGAGCTGCCGCTGACCGGCGACTACACCACGTACGCGGTGGAGAAGGGCAACCCGGCCAAGCCCGACTACGTCACCGACTCGGCGGCGTCGGGCACCGGCTGGGCGACCGGCACCAAGAGCTACAACGGCGCCATCTCGGTGGACGCGTACGGCAACCCCGTGCCGACGATCCTGGAGCTGGCCAAGCGCGCCGGCCTGCGCACCGGCGACGTCACCACCGCCGAGGTCCAGGACGCCACCCCGGCCGTGCTCGGCTCGCACGTGGTCAGCCGCGACTGCAAGGGCCCGGACGAGACGAGCAGGCTCTGCCCGGCCAATGCCAAGGAGAACGGCGGCGCCGGCTCGATCGCCGAGCAGCTCGTGCAGACCCGTCCCGACGTCCTGCTCGGCGGCGGCGCCAAGTACTTCGCGCAGAACGCCAAGGCGGGCAAGTTCGCCGGCAGGCCGGTGCTGGACCAGGCCAAGGCCGCGGGCTACCAGGTCGCCCGCACCGCCGCCGACCTCGCCGCCGCGAAGCCCGGCAAGCCGCTGCTCGGCCTGTTCGCCGAGGGCAACCTGCCGGTGAACTGGACCGGCCCGCCGGCCAAGACCGGCGGCACCGCGCCGACGCGCTGCACCCCGAACCCGGCCCTGCCGGCCACCCAGCCGAAGCTCGCCGACCAGACCCGCAAGGCGTTGCAGCTGCTGGACGATCGCCGTAGCGACAAGGGTTTCTTCCTCCAGGTGGAGGGCGCCAGCATCGACAAGCAGGACCACGCGGCCGACCCGTGCGGCCAGATCGGCGAGGTGGTCGACTTCGACGCGGCGATCGCCGCCGGCATGGCCTTCGCCCGCAGCCACGCGGACACGCTGGTGCTGGTCACCGCCGACCACGGCCACACCAGCCAGATCATCGGCAACGGCACGGTCAGCCCCGGCGAGACCGCCACGCTGATCACGAACGAGGGCGCGGACATGACCCTCAACTACGGCACGGCGATGCCCGGGCAGTCGATGGACCACACCGGCACCCAGGTCCGCATCGCCGGCTACGGCCCGCAGGCGGCGAACATCGTCGGGCTGACCAACCAGACCGACGTGTTCGGCACGCTCAAGCGGGCCCTGCGCCTGCGCTGA
- the rpe gene encoding ribulose-phosphate 3-epimerase — translation MAERPLIAPSILSADFARLGEEIAAVAHPGETRADWVHVDVMDAHFVPNLTLGLPVVQSLLKSTDVPVDCHLMIDDPDRWAIGYAEAGAYNVTVHVEAAADPVMLAKNLRAAGAKAGLSIKPGTPLEPHLETLKHYDTLLVMSVEPGFGGQSFMPDVLDKVRTARRLVDTGHLKLVVEIDGGINADTIEQAAEAGVDCFVAGSAVYGAQDPGKAVAALREQAARHRAG, via the coding sequence GTGGCCGAACGACCCCTCATCGCACCCAGCATCCTGTCCGCGGACTTCGCCCGTCTGGGCGAGGAGATCGCCGCCGTCGCGCACCCCGGGGAGACCCGCGCGGACTGGGTGCACGTGGACGTGATGGACGCGCACTTCGTGCCGAACCTGACGCTCGGCCTGCCCGTGGTCCAGTCGCTGCTGAAGTCCACCGACGTGCCGGTCGACTGCCACCTGATGATCGACGACCCGGACCGCTGGGCGATCGGGTACGCCGAGGCCGGCGCGTACAACGTCACGGTGCACGTCGAGGCGGCCGCGGACCCGGTGATGCTGGCGAAGAACCTGCGCGCGGCCGGGGCGAAGGCGGGCCTGTCGATCAAGCCGGGCACGCCGCTGGAGCCCCACCTCGAGACCCTGAAGCACTACGACACGCTGCTGGTGATGTCCGTGGAGCCGGGCTTCGGCGGGCAGTCGTTCATGCCGGACGTGCTGGACAAAGTGCGCACCGCGCGCCGCCTGGTCGACACCGGGCACCTCAAGCTGGTGGTGGAGATCGACGGCGGGATCAACGCCGACACCATCGAGCAGGCCGCCGAAGCGGGCGTCGACTGCTTCGTCGCCGGCTCCGCGGTTTACGGCGCGCAGGACCCGGGCAAGGCGGTCGCCGCGCTGCGCGAGCAGGCCGCGCGGCACCGGGCCGGCTGA
- a CDS encoding riboflavin synthase, which yields MFTGIVEEVGEVTAVEQLPNAARLSVRGPLVTSDAGHGDSIAVSGVCLTVVTVSGGEFTVDVVNETLQRSSLAKVAVGDAVNLERATPAGGRLGGHIMQGHVDGTGVFLSRDEQGVTTFALPTGLGRYVVEKGSIAVDGVSLTVAAITEDSFSVALIPTTLEVTTLGRRTAGDLVNLEVDVVAKYVEKLAVPHLAGRAHNDHVSGDGTKEQA from the coding sequence GTGTTCACCGGCATAGTCGAGGAAGTCGGCGAGGTCACGGCGGTCGAGCAGCTGCCGAACGCGGCGCGGCTCAGCGTCCGCGGCCCGCTGGTCACCTCCGACGCGGGCCACGGCGACTCGATCGCCGTGAGCGGCGTCTGCCTGACCGTGGTCACGGTCTCCGGCGGCGAGTTCACCGTGGATGTGGTGAACGAGACACTTCAGCGTTCCAGCCTCGCGAAGGTGGCCGTCGGCGACGCGGTGAACCTCGAGCGCGCCACCCCCGCGGGCGGGCGGCTCGGCGGGCACATCATGCAGGGCCACGTGGACGGCACCGGCGTCTTCCTCTCCCGCGACGAGCAGGGCGTGACCACGTTCGCCCTGCCCACGGGCCTGGGGCGGTACGTGGTGGAGAAGGGCTCGATCGCCGTCGACGGAGTTTCGCTGACCGTCGCGGCCATCACCGAGGACTCGTTCTCGGTCGCCCTGATCCCGACCACGCTGGAGGTCACCACCCTCGGCCGCCGGACCGCGGGCGACCTGGTGAACCTGGAGGTGGACGTGGTGGCGAAGTACGTGGAGAAGCTGGCCGTCCCGCATCTGGCCGGCCGGGCGCACAATGACCACGTCAGCGGGGACGGCACGAAGGAGCAGGCGTGA
- a CDS encoding bifunctional 3,4-dihydroxy-2-butanone-4-phosphate synthase/GTP cyclohydrolase II, whose translation MFDADAIEAAIADIAAGRAVVVVDDEDRENEGDLIFAAEKATPELLAFMVRYTSGYVCVPLTEAEADRLDLPPMFHTNQDARGTAYSVTVDAAEGISTGISAVDRARTIRLLADPDSKAADFRRPGHVVPLRAKEGGVLRRPGHTEAAIDLARLAGLHPAGVLCEIVSQKDEGEMARRDELEVFAADHGLTIISIADLIAYRRRTERQVERVAEARIPLAAGTFRAVGYDSLLDGIEHVAFVYGEIGDGEDILVRVHSECLTGDVFGSLRCDCGPQLEAALQAVADEGRGVVLYIRGHEGRGIGLLHKLQAYQLQDAGADTVDANLALGVPADARDYGTGAQILCDLGVRSMRLLTNNPAKRVGLEGYGLRVTGRVALPISPNPENLRYLRTKRDRMGHDLAQLEHYEQVTAAEPGAEGESER comes from the coding sequence GTGTTCGACGCCGACGCGATCGAGGCGGCGATCGCCGACATCGCCGCGGGTCGCGCGGTGGTCGTGGTGGACGACGAGGACCGGGAGAACGAGGGCGACCTCATTTTCGCCGCGGAGAAGGCGACGCCGGAGCTGCTGGCGTTCATGGTGCGGTACACCTCCGGTTACGTCTGCGTGCCGTTGACCGAGGCCGAGGCGGACCGGCTGGACCTGCCGCCGATGTTCCACACGAACCAGGATGCCCGCGGCACCGCGTACAGCGTGACCGTGGACGCGGCCGAGGGCATCAGCACCGGCATCTCGGCGGTGGACCGGGCGCGGACCATCCGGCTGCTGGCCGACCCGGACTCGAAGGCCGCCGACTTCCGCCGGCCCGGCCACGTGGTCCCGTTGCGCGCCAAGGAAGGCGGCGTGCTGCGCCGTCCCGGCCACACCGAGGCGGCGATCGACCTGGCCCGGCTGGCCGGGCTGCACCCGGCGGGAGTGCTCTGCGAGATCGTGTCGCAGAAGGACGAAGGCGAGATGGCGCGGCGGGACGAGCTGGAGGTCTTCGCCGCCGACCACGGCCTCACGATCATCAGCATCGCCGACCTGATCGCCTACCGGCGCCGTACCGAGCGGCAGGTGGAGCGCGTCGCCGAGGCGCGGATCCCGCTCGCCGCGGGCACTTTCCGCGCGGTCGGCTACGACAGCCTGCTGGACGGCATCGAGCACGTCGCCTTCGTCTACGGCGAGATCGGCGACGGCGAGGACATCCTGGTCCGCGTGCACTCCGAGTGCCTCACCGGCGACGTCTTCGGCTCGCTGCGCTGCGACTGCGGCCCGCAGCTGGAGGCGGCGCTGCAGGCGGTCGCGGACGAGGGCCGCGGGGTCGTGCTCTACATCCGCGGTCACGAGGGCCGCGGCATCGGCCTGCTGCACAAGCTCCAGGCCTACCAGCTGCAGGACGCCGGCGCGGACACCGTGGACGCGAACCTGGCGCTCGGCGTGCCCGCCGACGCCCGCGACTACGGCACCGGCGCGCAGATCCTGTGCGACCTGGGCGTCCGGTCGATGCGGCTGCTCACGAACAACCCGGCCAAGCGCGTCGGCCTGGAGGGCTACGGCCTGCGCGTGACCGGCCGCGTGGCGCTGCCGATCTCGCCGAACCCGGAGAACCTGCGGTACCTGCGCACCAAGCGCGACCGGATGGGGCACGACCTCGCGCAGCTGGAGCACTACGAGCAGGTGACCGCCGCCGAGCCGGGCGCAGAAGGGGAGAGCGAGCGATGA
- the ribH gene encoding 6,7-dimethyl-8-ribityllumazine synthase, with product MSGEGRPDVQLDLSDCKALRLGIVATRWNAGITDTLLERALVAAKEADLEEEPTVVRVAGAVELPVAAQALARNHDAVVALGVVIRGGTPHFEYVCDAVTAGLTRVALDESTPVGNGVLTCDTEEQALARSGKPGSVEDKGYEAAVAALDTAHVLRGLRQPWTERGFV from the coding sequence ATGAGCGGGGAAGGGCGTCCCGACGTCCAGCTGGACCTGAGCGACTGCAAGGCGCTGCGGCTGGGCATCGTGGCGACGCGGTGGAACGCCGGGATCACCGACACGCTGCTGGAGCGCGCGCTGGTCGCGGCCAAGGAGGCCGACCTCGAGGAGGAGCCGACCGTGGTCCGCGTGGCCGGCGCCGTGGAGCTGCCGGTGGCGGCCCAGGCGCTGGCGCGCAACCACGACGCGGTCGTCGCGCTGGGCGTGGTGATCCGCGGGGGCACCCCGCACTTCGAGTACGTCTGCGACGCGGTGACGGCCGGCCTCACGCGGGTGGCGCTGGACGAGAGCACTCCCGTCGGCAACGGCGTGCTGACCTGCGACACCGAGGAGCAGGCACTGGCCCGGTCCGGGAAACCGGGCTCGGTGGAGGACAAGGGCTACGAGGCCGCCGTCGCGGCGCTCGACACCGCCCACGTGCTGCGCGGCCTGCGCCAGCCGTGGACCGAACGGGGATTCGTGTGA
- a CDS encoding PH domain-containing protein, which translates to MTDQQTATLVIRPRRTLIMCSVLAVLLLGVFIVVAVLLRNSHTGVVFEPADQAAMIGIGILLAAGTMLFAMPRVRADADGVEVRNVLATRRFAWTDVLSVSFPDGASWARFELPEDEYFSVMAVQAVDRDRAVAAVRALRRLHRAAHEAA; encoded by the coding sequence ATGACCGACCAGCAGACCGCGACCCTGGTGATCCGCCCCCGGCGGACGCTGATCATGTGCAGCGTGCTGGCGGTGCTGCTGCTGGGCGTGTTCATCGTGGTCGCGGTCCTGCTGCGCAACTCCCACACCGGCGTGGTGTTCGAGCCGGCCGACCAGGCCGCGATGATCGGCATCGGCATCCTGCTGGCGGCGGGCACCATGCTGTTCGCCATGCCGCGGGTCCGCGCGGACGCGGACGGCGTCGAGGTCCGCAACGTCCTGGCCACCCGCCGCTTCGCCTGGACGGACGTGCTGTCGGTCAGCTTCCCGGACGGGGCTTCTTGGGCTCGTTTCGAGTTGCCTGAGGATGAGTACTTCTCGGTGATGGCAGTACAAGCCGTGGACCGCGACCGCGCCGTCGCCGCGGTGCGCGCCCTGCGCCGGCTGCACCGGGCGGCACACGAGGCGGCTTGA
- a CDS encoding phage tail protein yields MPYTVDFTTVSTAGLESSPVADALAGLRANEARYFKNKYDHVFTVEPAGSAQPTVDWVHRILDAERGIVISSSPLEATGFQVENIRIAYVFYKSGLSINVMYTLDEAGKRAVGFKLSDGMEVPAELGSFKFARQKSKLAGTIRGSYFVIKNEY; encoded by the coding sequence ATGCCGTACACCGTGGACTTCACCACCGTGTCGACCGCCGGCCTCGAGTCGTCGCCGGTCGCGGACGCGCTCGCCGGCCTGCGGGCGAACGAGGCCCGGTACTTCAAGAACAAGTACGACCACGTCTTCACGGTCGAGCCGGCGGGCAGCGCCCAGCCGACCGTCGACTGGGTGCACCGGATCCTCGACGCGGAACGCGGCATCGTCATCTCTTCGTCCCCGCTCGAGGCGACTGGGTTCCAGGTCGAAAACATCCGGATCGCTTACGTCTTCTACAAGAGCGGCCTGTCGATCAACGTCATGTACACCCTCGACGAAGCCGGCAAACGAGCAGTCGGATTCAAGCTCTCCGACGGGATGGAGGTCCCCGCGGAACTCGGCTCGTTCAAGTTCGCCCGGCAGAAGTCGAAGCTGGCCGGGACCATCCGCGGCTCGTACTTCGTGATCAAGAACGAGTACTGA
- a CDS encoding exodeoxyribonuclease III, with protein MRIATWNVNSITPRLPRVLDWLAHSAPDVLCLQELKNTTEAFPVEDVRSLGYETAAYGLGRWNGVAILSRVGLSSVTRGLTGEPQFNEATEARAIGATCGGVRVWSVYVPNGREPDNPHYAYKLEWLEALRQTVSAELTEEPFAVLGDFNVAPADEDVWDIAAFADSTHVTEPERAALARLRGAGLADVFPRALKYDHPFSYWDYRAGNFPNNRGMRIDLVYGNRAFTGAVTDSYVDREARKGKGASDHAPVVVDLSLQPAPA; from the coding sequence ATGCGCATCGCGACCTGGAACGTCAACTCGATCACCCCGCGGCTGCCGCGGGTGCTCGACTGGCTGGCGCACTCGGCCCCCGACGTGCTGTGCCTGCAGGAGCTGAAGAACACCACCGAGGCCTTCCCGGTCGAGGACGTGCGCTCGCTGGGCTATGAGACCGCCGCGTACGGCCTGGGCCGCTGGAACGGCGTCGCGATCCTCTCCCGGGTGGGACTGTCCTCGGTGACCCGGGGCCTGACGGGCGAACCGCAGTTCAACGAGGCCACCGAGGCCCGCGCGATCGGCGCGACTTGCGGGGGCGTCCGGGTTTGGTCGGTGTACGTGCCCAACGGGCGCGAGCCGGACAACCCGCACTACGCGTACAAGCTGGAGTGGCTGGAAGCCTTGCGGCAGACCGTTTCGGCGGAACTTACGGAGGAGCCGTTCGCCGTGCTGGGCGACTTCAATGTGGCCCCGGCGGACGAGGATGTCTGGGACATCGCGGCTTTTGCGGACTCGACGCATGTGACGGAGCCTGAGCGTGCGGCTTTGGCGCGGTTGCGGGGTGCCGGGCTGGCGGATGTGTTCCCGCGGGCGTTGAAGTACGACCACCCGTTCAGCTACTGGGACTACCGGGCGGGAAACTTTCCCAATAACCGGGGTATGCGGATTGACCTGGTGTACGGGAATCGCGCGTTCACCGGGGCGGTGACGGATTCCTATGTGGATCGTGAGGCGCGGAAGGGCAAGGGAGCTTCGGACCACGCGCCGGTTGTGGTCGACCTTTCCCTTCAGCCCGCACCAGCCTGA
- a CDS encoding S1 family peptidase has translation MSRIRIAGAVTAAAVALTLAGGAAASAQTDIVGGGTAPTVSWGAQVYVNTPGRDFQGFNCSGTVIAPSWVMTAVHCLDEDGSGMFVRVGTNTLFGGTKIAVDQKQESPNGDIALLHLAQTTSAAPVTLGSADPANGSTNQLYGWGRTTPTGPPASALKVANVQVTGRSTDAYGGRAIQSVGVNGSAWKGDSGGPEMSNGAQVGVASTVQNQSGTNTRGTNNYASVASSRSWIRTTAGV, from the coding sequence TTGAGCAGAATCCGCATCGCCGGCGCAGTCACCGCCGCCGCCGTCGCGCTGACCCTCGCGGGCGGCGCCGCCGCGTCCGCCCAGACGGACATCGTCGGCGGCGGCACCGCGCCCACGGTCAGCTGGGGCGCGCAGGTGTACGTCAACACCCCCGGCCGCGACTTCCAGGGCTTCAACTGCTCCGGCACGGTCATCGCGCCGAGCTGGGTGATGACCGCCGTGCACTGCCTCGACGAGGACGGCAGCGGCATGTTCGTGCGCGTCGGCACCAACACCCTGTTCGGCGGCACGAAGATCGCCGTCGACCAGAAGCAGGAGTCGCCCAACGGCGACATCGCCCTGCTGCACCTCGCGCAGACCACCAGCGCCGCGCCGGTCACGCTCGGCAGCGCGGACCCGGCCAACGGCAGCACCAACCAGCTCTACGGCTGGGGCCGCACCACCCCGACCGGACCGCCGGCGTCCGCGCTGAAGGTGGCGAACGTCCAGGTCACCGGCCGCTCCACGGACGCGTACGGCGGCCGCGCGATCCAGAGCGTCGGCGTCAACGGCTCGGCGTGGAAGGGCGACTCGGGCGGGCCTGAGATGTCGAACGGCGCGCAGGTCGGCGTCGCCTCGACGGTGCAGAACCAGAGCGGCACGAACACCCGCGGCACCAACAACTACGCGAGCGTCGCGTCCAGCCGCTCGTGGATCCGGACCACGGCCGGAGTCTGA